One window of the Eucalyptus grandis isolate ANBG69807.140 chromosome 8, ASM1654582v1, whole genome shotgun sequence genome contains the following:
- the LOC104456877 gene encoding uncharacterized protein LOC104456877, whose translation MALSSSPSPSAARRPGRSLGLLANARKHKHSFIQFAAMTGILLLSLRSLGQKYRINNLLEDTSALREERDSLADRMGSVKRDLRREASLDSTGFLAARLRLLFGDEE comes from the coding sequence ATGGCGCTCTCGAGCTCGCCGTCTCCTTCCGCCGCCCGAAGACCAGGGAGGTCCCTGGGGCTCCTCGCCAACGCGAGGAAGCACAAGCACAGCTTCATCCAGTTCGCCGCCATGACCGGGATCCTCCTCCTAAGCCTCCGGTCGCTGGGCCAGAAGTACCGCATCAACAACCTCCTGGAGGACACCTCCGCCCTCAGGGAGGAGCGGGATTCGCTCGCCGACCGCATGGGCAGCGTCaagcgcgacctccggcgggaGGCGTCCCTGGACTCCACCGGGTTCCTGGCCGCGCGGCTCCGGCTCCTCTTCGGAGACGAGGAATGA
- the LOC104456876 gene encoding DNA-3-methyladenine glycosylase 1, whose product MGFSCPINFDQKARLLSSSLELSKSQKALPPSAARKAPILFFSSHCFTFQIADEKIQQNPTSTPSSPPPPPAAATAAAASKIPFRPRKTRKLTNQRLDPETAAAAFPSRSRRPRILKPLSSDGEIELALGHLRRADPLLSALIGSLEAPTFASSARPFLALARSILYQQLATKAAQTIYARFLALFGGGGGGGEDGEDGVSPDSLLALSPQQLRQAGVSGRKAGYLHDLAENFRSGALSDESILEMEDEALLTALTRVKGIGVWSVHMFMMFSLHRPDVLPVGDLGVRKGVQAMHELKELPKPLEMEELCEKWRPYRSVGSWYMWRLMESKAAAAKAMPASAPAPVQSR is encoded by the exons ATGGGCTTT TCTTGTCCTATTAATTTTGACCAGAAGGCAAGGCTGCTTTCTTCATCTCTTGAACtctcaaaatctcaaaaagCCCTTCCCCCATCAGCAGCAAGAAAAgctccaattctttttttttcttctcattgttTCACCTTTCAAATTGCTGATGAGAAGATCCAGCAGAATCCCACCTCGACCCCATCCTCCCCGCCGCCACCACCCGCCgccgcgaccgccgccgccgcgtccAAGATCCCGTTCCGGCCCCGCAAGACCCGGAAGCTCACGAACCAACGGCTGGACCCCgaaaccgccgccgccgccttcccTTCCCGTTCTCGCCGCCCCCGAATCCTCAAACCCCTGTCTTCCgacggcgagatcgagctcgccctcgGCCACCTCCGCCGCGCCGACCCTTTGCTCTCCGCCCTCATAGGCTCCCTCGAGGCCCCCACCTTCGCCTCCTCGGCCCGCCCTTTCCTCGCCCTCGCCAGGAGCATCCTCTACCAGCAGCTGGCCACCAAGGCCGCCCAGACCATCTACGCGCGCTTCCTCGCGCtcttcggcggcggcggcggcggcggcgaggacgGCGAGGACGGCGTCTCCCCCGACTCGCTCCTCGCGCTCTCGCCCCAGCAGCTGCGGCAGGCCGGGGTCTCCGGCCGCAAAGCCGGGTACCTCCACGACCTCGCCGAGAATTTCAGGAGCGGCGCGCTGTCGGACGAGTCGATTCTCGAGATGGAGGACGAGGCTCTCCTGACCGCGCTGACGAGGGTCAAGGGAATCGGGGTCTGGTCGGTTCATATGTTCATGATGTTCTCGCTCCACCGGCCTGACGTCTTGCCCGTGGGTGATCTCGGAGTGAGGAAGGGCGTGCAGGCAATGCACGAGCTCAAGGAGCTGCCTAAGCCACTGGAGATGGAGGAGCTCTGCGAGAAGTGGAGGCCTTATAGGTCTGTCGGGTCTTGGTACATGTGGAGGCTCATGGAGTCCAAGGCCGCAGCCGCAAAGGCAATGCCGGCTTCGGCGCCTGCTCCGGTGCAGAGTCGATGA